A stretch of the Sphingosinithalassobacter tenebrarum genome encodes the following:
- the clpA gene encoding ATP-dependent Clp protease ATP-binding subunit ClpA, whose amino-acid sequence MPSFASALESTLHKALEAASSRRHEYATLEHLLLALIDDEHASKVMSACGVDLGELKTTVAHYLDTELEALKVDQSTDPSPTSGFQRVVQRAILHVQSSGRDEVTGANVLVALFSERESYAVYFLQQQDMSRLDAVSFISHGVGKGGQPVESNTPKGAEEQKEAKQDKGGKGESALKQFTVDLNEKAKNGKVDPLIGRSAEVDRTVQILCRRSKNNPLYVGDPGVGKTAIAEGLARKIVEGDVPDVLKEAVIYSLDMGALLAGTRYRGDFEERLKQVVSELEKLPHAILFIDEIHTVIGAGATSGGAMDASNLLKPALSGGTIRCIGSTTYKEFRNHFEKDRALLRRFQKIDVNEPSVEDTIKILTGLRTAFQEHHDVRYTPDAIKAAVELSSRYINDRKLPDKAIDVIDEVGAMQMLVPPSRRKKTITPKEVEAVIATMARIPPKSVSNDDTKVLASLETDLKRVVFGQDHAIEVLSSAIKLSRAGLRDPNKPIGNYLFSGPTGVGKTEVTRQLAEILGIPLQRFDMSEYMERHSVSRLIGAPPGYVGYDQGGLLTDAVDQQPHCVLLLDEIEKAHPDLFNILLQVMDNGKLTDHHGKTVDFRNVILIMTTNAGASDMAKESIGFGNISREDVQEDAVKKLFTPEFRNRLDAIVPFGYLPTEVVERVVEKFILQLELQLADRNVHISLDDEAKAWMTERGYDKLYGARPMGRLIQEKIKQPLAEELLFGKLVHGGEVKVRMKDEALSFEITPAPPKKPGGKKKKAPAKAK is encoded by the coding sequence ATGCCAAGCTTTGCTTCCGCACTCGAATCCACGCTGCACAAGGCGCTCGAAGCCGCTTCGTCGCGTCGTCACGAATATGCGACGCTGGAGCACCTGCTTCTCGCACTGATCGATGACGAACACGCATCGAAAGTGATGAGCGCATGCGGCGTCGATCTCGGCGAGCTGAAGACCACGGTCGCCCATTATCTCGACACCGAGCTCGAGGCGCTCAAGGTCGACCAGTCGACCGACCCCTCCCCCACCAGCGGGTTTCAGCGCGTGGTTCAGCGCGCGATCCTGCACGTCCAGTCCTCGGGCCGCGACGAAGTGACGGGCGCCAACGTGCTCGTCGCATTGTTCAGCGAGCGCGAAAGCTATGCCGTCTATTTCCTGCAACAGCAGGATATGAGCCGCCTCGACGCGGTCAGCTTTATCAGCCACGGCGTCGGCAAGGGCGGCCAGCCGGTCGAATCGAACACGCCCAAGGGCGCCGAGGAGCAGAAAGAGGCCAAGCAGGACAAGGGCGGCAAGGGCGAAAGCGCGCTCAAGCAGTTCACCGTCGACCTCAACGAAAAGGCCAAGAACGGCAAGGTCGATCCGCTGATCGGCCGCTCCGCCGAAGTCGATCGCACCGTCCAGATCCTGTGCCGCCGCAGCAAGAACAACCCGCTCTATGTAGGCGATCCGGGCGTGGGCAAGACCGCCATCGCCGAGGGACTGGCGCGCAAAATCGTCGAAGGCGACGTGCCCGATGTGCTCAAGGAAGCGGTGATCTATTCGCTCGACATGGGCGCGCTGCTCGCCGGCACGCGCTATCGCGGCGATTTCGAGGAGCGGCTGAAACAGGTCGTGTCGGAGCTGGAAAAGCTGCCGCACGCGATTCTGTTCATCGACGAGATTCACACCGTTATCGGCGCCGGCGCGACCAGCGGCGGGGCGATGGACGCGTCGAACCTTCTCAAGCCCGCACTGTCGGGCGGTACGATCCGCTGCATCGGATCGACCACCTACAAGGAATTCCGCAACCATTTCGAGAAGGACCGGGCGCTGCTCCGGCGTTTCCAGAAGATCGACGTCAACGAGCCGTCGGTCGAGGATACGATCAAGATCCTGACCGGGCTGCGCACGGCGTTCCAGGAGCATCACGACGTCCGCTACACGCCCGACGCGATCAAGGCGGCGGTCGAATTGTCGTCGCGCTACATCAACGACCGCAAGCTGCCCGACAAGGCGATCGACGTGATCGACGAGGTTGGCGCGATGCAGATGCTGGTGCCGCCCAGCCGCCGGAAAAAGACGATCACGCCCAAGGAAGTCGAGGCCGTGATCGCGACGATGGCGCGCATCCCGCCGAAGAGCGTTTCGAACGACGACACCAAGGTGCTCGCCAGCCTCGAAACCGATCTCAAGCGCGTCGTGTTCGGCCAGGATCATGCGATCGAAGTGCTGTCATCGGCGATCAAGCTGTCCCGTGCGGGTCTGCGCGATCCCAACAAGCCGATCGGCAACTACCTCTTCTCCGGCCCGACCGGCGTCGGCAAGACCGAGGTGACGCGCCAGCTCGCCGAGATCCTGGGCATTCCGCTCCAGCGGTTCGACATGTCCGAATATATGGAACGCCATTCGGTCAGCCGGCTGATCGGCGCGCCTCCAGGCTATGTCGGCTATGATCAGGGCGGCCTGCTGACCGACGCGGTCGACCAGCAGCCGCATTGCGTGCTGCTGCTCGACGAAATCGAGAAGGCGCATCCCGATCTGTTCAACATCCTGTTGCAGGTGATGGACAACGGCAAGCTGACCGATCACCACGGCAAGACAGTGGATTTCCGCAACGTCATCCTGATCATGACGACCAATGCGGGCGCCAGCGACATGGCCAAGGAATCGATCGGCTTCGGCAACATCAGCCGCGAGGACGTGCAGGAAGACGCCGTGAAAAAGCTCTTCACGCCGGAGTTCCGCAACCGCCTCGATGCGATCGTACCGTTCGGATACCTGCCGACCGAAGTGGTCGAGCGCGTGGTCGAGAAGTTCATCCTGCAGCTCGAACTGCAGCTGGCCGACCGCAACGTCCATATCAGCCTCGACGACGAGGCGAAGGCGTGGATGACCGAGCGCGGCTATGACAAGCTCTATGGCGCGCGCCCGATGGGGCGCCTGATCCAGGAGAAGATCAAGCAGCCGCTCGCCGAGGAACTGCTGTTCGGCAAGCTTGTCCACGGCGGCGAAGTGAAGGTGCGGATGAAGGACGAGGCGCTTTCGTTCGAAATCACGCCCGCCCCGCCGAAAAAGCCGGGCGGCAAGAAGAAGAAGGCACCCGCCAAGGCGAAGTGA
- a CDS encoding UDP-2,3-diacylglucosamine diphosphatase: MASVTKLRSRDLAALSEFAVSRPSTPEKAVTERRKYRTVWISDVHLGTRGCNAAMLIDFLDHVDSDTMYLVGDIIDGWQMKKKFYWPSTHNDILWRVLKRAKRGTRMVYIPGNHDEIFRQFTGLNFGGVEIRRQAIHETADGRRLLVLHGDEFDAITLSHRWLAHLGDAAYTAMMALNRWVAGFQRVFGLPYWSLSKYAKAKVKNAVEFIGRFEEIVAREAGARGVDGVVAGHIHTAEMREIDGVAYYNDGDWVEGCTALVEHYDGTMEILHWADEMAARSASGVAALAAA; this comes from the coding sequence ATGGCTTCCGTCACCAAGCTTCGTTCTCGCGATCTTGCCGCGCTTTCCGAATTTGCCGTTTCGCGTCCGTCCACGCCCGAAAAGGCAGTGACCGAGCGGCGCAAATACCGGACCGTCTGGATTTCCGACGTCCATCTCGGCACGCGCGGCTGCAACGCGGCGATGCTGATCGACTTTCTCGACCATGTCGACAGCGACACCATGTATCTGGTCGGCGACATCATCGACGGCTGGCAGATGAAGAAGAAATTCTACTGGCCCAGCACGCATAACGACATCCTCTGGCGCGTGCTCAAGCGCGCCAAGCGCGGCACGCGGATGGTGTATATCCCGGGCAACCACGACGAGATTTTCCGCCAGTTCACCGGGCTCAATTTCGGCGGTGTCGAAATCCGGCGTCAGGCGATCCACGAAACCGCCGACGGCCGTCGCCTCTTGGTGCTGCACGGCGACGAATTCGACGCGATCACGCTGTCGCACCGCTGGCTCGCGCATCTGGGTGACGCCGCCTACACCGCGATGATGGCGCTCAATCGCTGGGTGGCGGGCTTCCAGCGCGTCTTCGGCCTGCCCTATTGGTCGCTCAGCAAATACGCCAAGGCGAAGGTCAAGAACGCCGTCGAGTTCATCGGCCGGTTCGAGGAAATCGTGGCGCGCGAAGCGGGCGCGCGCGGCGTGGACGGCGTCGTCGCCGGGCACATCCACACCGCCGAGATGCGCGAGATTGATGGCGTCGCCTATTATAACGACGGCGATTGGGTCGAGGGTTGCACTGCGCTGGTCGAGCATTACGACGGCACGATGGAGATTCTTCATTGGGCCGACGAGATGGCAGCGCGCAGCGCGTCAGGAGTCGCGGCACTGGCGGCCGCGTGA
- a CDS encoding FAD-binding oxidoreductase, giving the protein MTPDQTRLIETVRARFGDKAVTTDPDDVAPWNSDWRGRYHGAAPAILSPAATEEVAAIVALAADAGVALVPQGGNTSMVGGATPPADGSALILSLRRMNRIRSLSAPDMLAVAEAGVILADLHAAALEKGRRFPLTLGARGSATIGGLVSTNAGGTQVLRFGTMRALVAGVEAVLPDGSVHDGLAALKKDNRGYDLNQLMIGAEGTLGVVTAASLKLVPAIAARAVAWVGLESPQAALDLLRRMEERTTTIESFEIIPGDSLDAVLGHVPGTRSPLEGRHDWHVLIESVAAGVSDEPPSKLLERLLFEALEAGVAQDAVIAASEAQAEAFWHLRDSLSEAERASGPAVQHDISVPVPDMPRFMIEAAAAAEQRYPGTHATAFGHLGDGNVHFHVRAPAGVDRDAWYAGDAPEISRFVHDLVVAAGGSISAEHGIGQMKRAELERLSPPARMAALRAIKQAMDPGGIFNPGKLVALAPARGAP; this is encoded by the coding sequence ATGACTCCTGACCAGACCCGACTGATAGAAACCGTCCGCGCGCGCTTTGGCGACAAGGCGGTGACCACCGATCCCGACGATGTTGCGCCGTGGAACAGCGACTGGCGCGGCCGCTATCACGGCGCCGCGCCCGCAATCCTGTCACCGGCCGCAACCGAGGAAGTCGCTGCGATCGTCGCGCTCGCCGCCGATGCGGGCGTGGCGCTGGTGCCGCAGGGCGGCAATACCTCGATGGTCGGCGGAGCGACGCCGCCGGCGGACGGATCGGCGCTGATCCTCTCGCTTCGGCGCATGAACCGGATCCGGTCGCTGTCCGCGCCCGATATGCTCGCCGTCGCCGAAGCGGGCGTGATCCTCGCCGATCTCCACGCCGCCGCGCTGGAGAAGGGGCGGCGGTTTCCGCTGACGCTGGGCGCGCGGGGCAGTGCGACGATCGGCGGGCTGGTTTCCACCAATGCGGGCGGTACGCAGGTGCTGCGCTTCGGCACGATGCGCGCGCTGGTCGCGGGGGTGGAGGCGGTGCTGCCCGACGGGTCGGTGCATGACGGGCTCGCCGCGCTCAAGAAGGACAATCGCGGCTATGATCTGAACCAGTTGATGATCGGCGCGGAAGGGACGCTGGGCGTCGTTACTGCGGCGAGCCTCAAGCTGGTGCCGGCGATCGCCGCGAGGGCTGTGGCCTGGGTGGGCCTCGAAAGCCCGCAAGCGGCGCTCGATCTGCTGCGCCGGATGGAGGAGCGCACGACGACGATCGAGAGTTTCGAGATCATCCCCGGCGATTCGCTGGACGCCGTGCTGGGGCATGTGCCCGGCACGCGGTCGCCGCTTGAGGGGCGGCATGACTGGCATGTGCTCATCGAAAGCGTCGCGGCTGGCGTTTCGGACGAGCCGCCGAGCAAACTGCTCGAACGCCTCTTGTTCGAGGCGCTCGAGGCGGGGGTGGCGCAGGACGCGGTCATCGCCGCCAGCGAGGCGCAGGCGGAAGCCTTCTGGCACCTGCGCGATTCGCTGTCCGAAGCGGAGCGCGCGAGCGGCCCGGCGGTCCAGCACGACATTTCCGTCCCGGTCCCGGACATGCCGCGTTTCATGATCGAGGCGGCGGCGGCGGCCGAGCAGCGCTATCCCGGAACCCATGCCACGGCGTTCGGGCATCTCGGCGATGGTAACGTTCACTTCCATGTTCGTGCGCCCGCGGGTGTCGATCGCGACGCCTGGTATGCCGGGGATGCGCCCGAAATCTCCCGCTTCGTCCATGATCTGGTGGTCGCGGCAGGGGGATCGATCTCGGCCGAGCACGGGATCGGACAGATGAAGCGCGCCGAGCTGGAGCGATTGAGCCCGCCGGCGCGGATGGCGGCGCTGCGTGCGATCAAGCAGGCGATGGATCCGGGCGGAATCTTCAATCCGGGGAAGCTGGTGGCGCTTGCGCCCGCGCGCGGGGCGCCATAG
- a CDS encoding DUF1013 domain-containing protein, which produces MPHATASWLVDNTALSFDQIADFCGLHILEVQAIADDMAATKLTGRDPVRAHELTMEEIEKGQENPDYRLKMSKGPDQVRRTKGPRYTPVSKRQDKPDGIAWILRNHPEISDGAIGKLIGTTRTTIAAIRDRTHWNIANIVPKDPVTLGLCSQRELDAIVAKAAKQAGIEAPTDSRLEGDREALIEELRMQREQAARDAEAAAAAEAGEGEAPKPAFEDPFKR; this is translated from the coding sequence ATGCCGCACGCGACCGCTTCCTGGCTGGTCGACAACACCGCGCTTTCCTTCGATCAGATCGCGGATTTCTGCGGTCTGCACATATTGGAAGTGCAGGCGATCGCCGACGATATGGCCGCGACCAAGCTGACCGGTCGTGATCCGGTTCGTGCGCATGAACTGACGATGGAGGAGATCGAGAAGGGTCAGGAAAACCCCGATTATCGCCTCAAGATGTCGAAGGGGCCCGATCAGGTCCGCCGTACCAAGGGGCCGCGCTACACGCCGGTGTCGAAGCGGCAGGACAAGCCCGACGGCATCGCCTGGATCCTGCGCAACCACCCGGAAATCTCCGACGGTGCGATCGGCAAGCTGATCGGCACCACGCGCACGACGATCGCCGCGATCCGCGACCGCACGCACTGGAACATCGCGAACATCGTTCCGAAGGATCCGGTGACGCTCGGCCTGTGCTCGCAGCGCGAACTCGACGCGATCGTCGCCAAGGCCGCCAAGCAGGCGGGCATCGAAGCGCCGACCGACAGCCGCCTCGAAGGCGATCGCGAAGCGCTGATCGAGGAACTGCGGATGCAGCGTGAACAGGCCGCGCGCGACGCCGAAGCGGCGGCCGCCGCCGAAGCGGGCGAAGGCGAAGCGCCCAAGCCGGCGTTCGAGGATCCGTTCAAGCGCTGA
- a CDS encoding NAD(P)H-quinone oxidoreductase, which translates to MHAIDPAEAGGPDLLVPVERPVPQPGAGEVLIRVAAAGVNRPDVMQRRGMYPPPPGAPSIPGLEVAGEVVALGEGVPQEILGQPVCALIAGGGYAEYAVAPEGQCLPVPESLTMAEAAGMPETLFTVWTNLFERAYAQEGDTVLVHGGTSGIGTMAISLCNLFGVTIIVTAGSDEKCAAAKAHGADHAVNYKTEDFVERVKEITGGAGVDAVLDMIGGDYVARNIKCMAEDGRHVSIAIMGGAKAEIPIFEIMRRRLTLTGSTLRGRDTAFKSLVADELARTVWPHVEAGQLKPVLDRTFPLDRAAEAHRRMESSEHIGKIVLTMA; encoded by the coding sequence ATGCATGCGATCGATCCCGCCGAGGCCGGCGGGCCCGATCTGCTTGTGCCGGTCGAACGACCGGTGCCGCAGCCGGGGGCGGGCGAGGTGCTGATCCGCGTCGCCGCCGCGGGCGTCAATCGGCCCGATGTCATGCAGCGCAGGGGAATGTATCCGCCGCCGCCGGGCGCGCCGAGCATTCCGGGGCTCGAAGTCGCCGGGGAAGTGGTCGCGCTTGGCGAAGGCGTGCCGCAGGAAATTCTCGGTCAGCCGGTCTGTGCACTGATCGCGGGCGGCGGTTACGCCGAATATGCCGTGGCGCCCGAGGGCCAGTGCCTGCCGGTGCCCGAATCGCTGACGATGGCCGAGGCTGCGGGGATGCCGGAAACGCTGTTCACCGTGTGGACCAATCTGTTCGAGCGCGCCTATGCCCAGGAAGGTGACACCGTCCTGGTTCATGGTGGCACCAGCGGCATTGGCACGATGGCGATTTCGCTGTGCAACCTGTTCGGAGTGACCATCATCGTCACTGCCGGATCGGACGAAAAATGCGCCGCCGCGAAAGCGCACGGCGCCGATCATGCAGTCAACTATAAGACCGAGGACTTCGTCGAACGGGTGAAGGAAATCACCGGCGGGGCGGGAGTCGACGCCGTGCTCGACATGATCGGTGGCGATTATGTCGCGCGCAACATCAAATGCATGGCCGAGGACGGCCGCCATGTCTCAATCGCGATCATGGGCGGGGCGAAGGCGGAAATTCCGATCTTCGAAATCATGCGCCGCCGCCTGACGCTGACCGGATCGACGCTGCGTGGTCGCGATACCGCGTTCAAGTCGCTCGTCGCCGACGAACTGGCGCGCACGGTGTGGCCCCACGTGGAGGCCGGCCAGTTGAAGCCGGTCCTCGATCGCACATTTCCGCTCGACCGGGCCGCCGAGGCGCACCGGCGGATGGAAAGCAGCGAGCATATCGGGAAGATCGTTCTGACGATGGCGTGA
- a CDS encoding DUF1289 domain-containing protein, producing MDDGLIEYETPQPVESPCVNICRIDRKTGWCEGCARTSDEIARWGGTSDADRRAILDALPGRRERQGD from the coding sequence ATGGACGACGGACTGATCGAATACGAAACGCCGCAGCCGGTAGAGAGCCCCTGCGTCAATATCTGCCGCATCGATCGCAAGACCGGCTGGTGCGAAGGCTGCGCCCGGACGAGCGACGAAATCGCGCGCTGGGGCGGCACGAGCGACGCCGATCGGCGTGCGATCCTCGACGCGCTGCCGGGACGGCGCGAGCGACAGGGCGACTGA
- a CDS encoding TIGR00645 family protein, whose translation MWKKLEHWFETALFASRWILAPFYVGLIAALLLLLVVFVRTFLGAVPEALTMTVEVAILKVLTLLDLALAANLILVVILAGYESFVSKIDTEGHEDRPGWMGTTTFSGLKLKLYASIVAISGIQLLKLFMGIGQKPVDGHDLMWATIIHFAFVVTAVLSALTDYLSARGSKSSSG comes from the coding sequence ATGTGGAAGAAGCTTGAGCACTGGTTCGAAACGGCGCTGTTCGCGTCGCGCTGGATTTTGGCGCCTTTCTATGTCGGGCTGATCGCGGCGTTGCTGCTATTGCTGGTCGTCTTCGTCCGCACCTTCCTCGGCGCGGTGCCCGAGGCGCTGACGATGACCGTCGAAGTCGCGATCCTCAAGGTGCTGACTCTGCTCGATCTCGCGCTGGCGGCGAACCTGATCCTGGTGGTGATCCTCGCGGGATATGAGAGCTTCGTGTCGAAGATCGACACCGAGGGGCATGAGGATCGCCCCGGCTGGATGGGGACGACGACCTTCTCGGGGCTGAAGCTCAAACTCTATGCCTCGATCGTCGCGATTTCGGGGATTCAGCTGCTCAAGCTGTTCATGGGCATCGGCCAGAAGCCGGTCGACGGCCACGATCTGATGTGGGCGACGATCATCCACTTCGCCTTCGTTGTGACGGCGGTGCTTTCGGCGCTCACCGATTACCTCTCGGCGCGGGGCAGCAAGAGCTCGTCGGGGTGA
- a CDS encoding glycosyltransferase family 4 protein yields MRIAIVTDAWEPQVNGVVRTLQSVQRELEKMGHEVMVISPDRFYSVPCPTYPEIRLALARVAQVGALLREFEPEAIHLATEGPLCVAARRWCLRRQLPFTTAYHTQFPDYVSARSGVPAEWIWRYIRWFHGPSAAILASTPSIRQSLVDHGLPQVRHWGRGVDLDNFRPGIVPHPKMRGLEGPIQLYVGRVAVEKNLEAFLKSSYPGTKVVVGDGPARTALEAKYPEARFLGAMFGAELASAYNAADVFVFPSRTDTFGLVMIEALACGVPVAAYPVTGPVDILDDRVGAMGEDLTDSIGRALTCDRAACAAYGSTFTWASSARQFLSALVYIGDVRIAA; encoded by the coding sequence GTGCGCATCGCAATCGTCACCGACGCCTGGGAGCCGCAGGTAAACGGCGTCGTGCGCACGCTCCAGTCCGTTCAGCGCGAACTGGAAAAGATGGGGCATGAGGTCATGGTGATCTCGCCCGACCGTTTCTATTCGGTGCCGTGCCCGACCTATCCCGAAATCCGGCTGGCGCTGGCACGGGTGGCGCAGGTCGGCGCGCTGCTGCGCGAATTCGAACCCGAGGCGATTCACCTGGCGACGGAAGGCCCGCTCTGCGTCGCCGCGCGGCGCTGGTGCCTGCGCCGGCAATTGCCGTTCACCACTGCCTATCACACGCAGTTTCCCGATTATGTATCGGCGCGCTCGGGCGTGCCGGCGGAGTGGATCTGGCGCTATATCCGCTGGTTCCACGGGCCGTCGGCGGCGATCCTGGCGTCGACGCCGTCGATTCGGCAGTCGCTGGTCGATCACGGATTGCCGCAGGTTCGCCACTGGGGTCGCGGCGTCGATCTCGACAATTTCCGTCCGGGCATCGTCCCGCATCCGAAAATGCGCGGGCTGGAAGGGCCGATACAGCTCTATGTCGGCCGCGTCGCGGTGGAGAAGAATCTCGAGGCGTTCCTCAAATCCTCGTACCCCGGGACCAAGGTGGTGGTCGGCGACGGCCCGGCACGGACGGCGCTCGAGGCGAAATATCCCGAGGCGCGCTTCCTCGGCGCGATGTTCGGGGCCGAGCTGGCGAGCGCCTATAACGCCGCCGATGTGTTCGTCTTCCCCAGCAGGACCGACACATTCGGGCTGGTGATGATCGAGGCGCTGGCCTGCGGCGTGCCCGTCGCCGCCTATCCGGTGACCGGGCCGGTCGACATCCTCGACGATCGCGTCGGCGCGATGGGTGAAGACCTTACCGATTCCATCGGTCGCGCGCTGACCTGCGATCGGGCTGCATGCGCGGCCTATGGCAGCACCTTCACCTGGGCATCGAGCGCGCGCCAGTTTCTCAGCGCGCTCGTCTATATCGGCGACGTGCGGATCGCGGCCTGA
- a CDS encoding DEAD/DEAH box helicase → MNFADLGLSDELLRAVNESGYTEPTPIQASAIPSVLMMRDLIGVAQTGTGKTASFVLPMIDILAQGRSRARMPRSLILAPTRELAAQVAENFEKYGKYHKLSLALLIGGVSMGDQVKALEKGVDVLIATPGRLLDLFGRGNILLTGCELLVIDEADRMLDMGFIPDIEEICTKLPKTRQTLLFSATMPAPIKKLADKFLSNPKTIEVARPATTNMNITQKLVPVSSAGHAKRKALRAMLDSEDIHTAIIFCNRKTTVRELNKSLKRYGYRSGEIHGDMDQPARLAELDLFKKGEVNILVASDVAARGLDIKGVSHVFNFDAPWHPDDYVHRIGRTGRAGASGVAYTFVTSDDVENIENIEKLTGQKIERMGETPGSGDAATDAAEEKPARKRAPAKSRSGTGRRSGAKDKASESETPPAEEAAPEPAETAEAAPKPKRTRGGSKASARKKPAEEPASSAADGEEAGWNGPVPDFLNYGFGG, encoded by the coding sequence ATGAACTTTGCCGATCTCGGCCTTTCCGATGAACTCCTACGCGCCGTAAACGAGTCAGGCTATACCGAGCCGACTCCGATTCAGGCGAGCGCGATCCCCAGTGTGCTGATGATGCGCGACCTGATCGGTGTCGCGCAGACCGGCACGGGCAAGACCGCCAGCTTCGTGCTGCCGATGATCGACATCCTGGCACAGGGGCGCAGCCGCGCGCGGATGCCGCGCAGCCTGATCCTTGCCCCGACCCGCGAACTCGCCGCGCAGGTGGCGGAGAATTTCGAGAAATACGGCAAATATCACAAGCTGAGCCTTGCCCTGCTGATCGGCGGCGTTTCGATGGGCGATCAGGTCAAGGCGCTCGAAAAGGGTGTCGACGTGCTGATCGCAACGCCGGGCCGCCTGCTCGACCTGTTCGGGCGCGGCAACATCCTGCTCACCGGCTGCGAATTGCTGGTGATCGACGAGGCGGACCGGATGCTCGACATGGGGTTCATCCCCGATATCGAGGAAATCTGCACCAAGCTGCCCAAGACGCGGCAGACTTTGCTCTTTTCGGCCACTATGCCCGCGCCGATCAAGAAGCTGGCCGACAAGTTCCTCTCCAATCCCAAGACGATCGAAGTCGCCCGCCCCGCGACGACGAACATGAACATCACGCAGAAGCTGGTTCCGGTCTCCTCCGCGGGCCACGCCAAGCGCAAGGCGCTGCGCGCGATGCTCGACAGCGAGGACATCCACACCGCCATCATCTTCTGCAACCGCAAGACGACGGTGCGCGAGCTCAACAAGAGCCTGAAACGCTACGGCTATCGCTCGGGCGAGATTCACGGCGACATGGATCAGCCGGCGCGGCTCGCCGAGCTCGACCTGTTCAAGAAGGGCGAAGTCAACATCCTCGTCGCGTCGGACGTCGCGGCGCGCGGGCTCGACATCAAGGGCGTCAGCCACGTCTTCAATTTCGACGCGCCCTGGCATCCCGACGATTATGTCCACCGCATCGGCCGCACCGGCCGCGCGGGAGCGAGCGGCGTCGCCTATACCTTCGTGACGTCGGACGATGTCGAGAATATCGAGAATATCGAGAAGCTGACCGGCCAGAAGATCGAGCGGATGGGTGAAACGCCGGGCAGCGGTGACGCCGCGACCGACGCGGCCGAGGAAAAGCCCGCCCGCAAACGTGCGCCGGCCAAGAGCCGGAGCGGCACCGGCCGCCGGTCCGGCGCCAAGGACAAGGCGAGCGAAAGCGAAACGCCGCCTGCCGAGGAAGCGGCACCCGAACCGGCCGAGACCGCCGAAGCGGCACCCAAGCCCAAGCGGACGCGCGGGGGCAGCAAGGCATCGGCGCGCAAGAAGCCCGCCGAAGAACCGGCTTCCAGCGCCGCCGACGGCGAGGAAGCGGGCTGGAACGGCCCGGTGCCGGACTTCCTCAACTACGGCTTTGGCGGCTGA
- a CDS encoding DUF1192 domain-containing protein has product MDADENLPRRKDDPVGQLARQDLDPLSVEELEARIAALETEIVRTREKIKRAVNHRASADALFKK; this is encoded by the coding sequence ATGGACGCCGACGAGAATCTCCCGCGTCGCAAGGACGATCCGGTGGGTCAGCTGGCCCGCCAGGATCTCGATCCGCTTTCGGTCGAGGAACTGGAAGCGCGGATCGCCGCGCTGGAAACCGAAATCGTCCGAACGCGCGAGAAAATAAAACGCGCCGTTAACCATCGCGCAAGCGCGGACGCTCTATTTAAGAAATGA
- a CDS encoding glutathione S-transferase family protein produces MTDELVFYTNPMSRGRIIRWMLEETGADYETRVLGYADSMKGAEYLTINPMGKVPAIVHKGRVVTECAAICAYLADAFPDAGLAPTEEERADYYRWLFFAAGPLEQAVTNHNAKFEPSAEQGRSFGYGDYDRAIATFEKAVAAHPYIAGDRFTAADVYVGSQVMWGMQFGWMPDRAAFQDYAGRLAERDAYRRGNEKDDALMPQQAPAA; encoded by the coding sequence ATGACGGACGAACTGGTTTTCTACACAAACCCGATGTCGCGCGGGCGGATCATCCGCTGGATGCTGGAGGAGACCGGCGCCGATTACGAGACGCGCGTGCTCGGTTATGCCGACAGCATGAAGGGCGCCGAATATCTGACGATCAATCCGATGGGGAAAGTGCCCGCGATCGTCCACAAGGGGCGGGTGGTCACCGAATGCGCCGCGATCTGCGCCTATCTCGCCGATGCCTTCCCCGATGCCGGGCTGGCGCCGACCGAGGAGGAGCGCGCGGACTATTATCGCTGGCTGTTCTTTGCCGCCGGGCCGCTCGAACAGGCAGTCACCAACCACAACGCCAAGTTCGAGCCGAGTGCCGAACAGGGGCGGTCGTTCGGCTATGGCGATTACGACCGGGCGATCGCCACGTTCGAAAAGGCAGTCGCGGCGCACCCCTATATCGCCGGGGACCGTTTCACTGCGGCCGATGTCTATGTCGGATCGCAGGTGATGTGGGGGATGCAGTTCGGCTGGATGCCCGACCGCGCGGCGTTCCAGGACTATGCCGGACGCCTCGCCGAGCGCGACGCGTACAGGCGCGGCAACGAAAAGGACGACGCGCTGATGCCGCAGCAAGCCCCCGCCGCCTGA